In Hydrogenovibrio marinus, a single genomic region encodes these proteins:
- a CDS encoding helix-turn-helix domain-containing protein, translated as MNKKNNDEKKEWIRNVHLRIGQNVKRHRQEKGFSQVALAHELGHDSVGIVSTAEIGLNNKHFNIEHLTKIAGVLEIDICCLFEGVSDIYSRHRTLLSDL; from the coding sequence ATGAACAAAAAAAACAATGATGAAAAGAAGGAATGGATTCGCAATGTTCACCTAAGAATTGGACAAAACGTCAAAAGACACAGACAAGAAAAAGGATTTTCTCAAGTTGCACTTGCCCATGAACTTGGGCATGACTCTGTCGGCATCGTTTCAACCGCTGAAATCGGTTTGAACAACAAACACTTCAATATTGAGCATTTAACCAAAATCGCAGGCGTTTTGGAGATCGACATTTGCTGTCTATTTGAAGGCGTAAGCGACATTTACAGCAGACACCGAACGCTTTTAAGCGATCTGTGA